Proteins from a single region of Pelagicoccus enzymogenes:
- a CDS encoding LTA synthase family protein produces MTRLKPLVTPFRIWAISTILCLTFIATNLVEWRWVQGRQTNNQVVNRIGFIGYIANEIQLSLKSFRDKKELLNTDPQPFLSFLNSVRSENEYTSESPTIPVKKNIIFIQLESVDYISVNAKHNGEKVMPFLSQLGNSHTNFSNVIDITNAGRSTDGEFLAIASLPPVPNTPIYQNFDLSILPSLPRVLNKAGYYTFSIHGNKGTYWNRETAHDQLGYQESFFRDDLDDSEIVGWGISDKSILSQAAEKIGTANQPTFAHIILLSNHHPYQYVPRSRGMPSKGILMDHISSLRYVDNSIAFFFSKLESLNLIENSIIAIYSDHESSLAKRLASKLELADIPCFPKSIPLIICGLQNEPQTIEKASALSDLPVIVLESIGIETPHTFSGNSLNSTRPILNPYGQLMSVIRNEPSVIPSSIAAQDLTRLALINPDGLKQQK; encoded by the coding sequence ATGACACGACTTAAACCCCTTGTAACACCATTCAGAATTTGGGCGATTTCAACAATTCTCTGCCTAACTTTTATCGCTACAAACCTCGTGGAGTGGAGGTGGGTACAAGGGCGGCAAACGAACAATCAAGTAGTCAATCGGATAGGGTTTATAGGCTATATCGCCAATGAAATCCAGCTCTCACTAAAGTCATTCCGCGATAAAAAGGAGCTTCTAAACACCGACCCTCAACCGTTTCTTTCGTTTTTGAACTCTGTTCGAAGCGAGAACGAGTACACGTCAGAGAGTCCGACAATCCCAGTAAAGAAAAACATCATATTCATCCAATTGGAATCGGTCGACTACATCAGCGTAAATGCGAAACACAACGGAGAAAAAGTCATGCCATTCCTATCTCAACTAGGGAATAGCCATACGAATTTCTCCAATGTAATAGACATAACTAACGCAGGACGATCAACTGACGGAGAGTTTCTAGCAATTGCTTCCCTCCCGCCAGTTCCCAACACTCCCATTTACCAAAACTTCGACTTATCAATACTACCGAGCCTTCCAAGAGTGCTTAATAAGGCAGGCTACTACACATTTTCGATCCACGGTAACAAAGGAACATATTGGAACCGAGAAACAGCGCACGATCAACTAGGATACCAAGAGAGCTTCTTTCGCGATGACCTAGATGACAGTGAAATCGTTGGCTGGGGAATTTCCGACAAGTCCATTCTTTCGCAAGCTGCTGAGAAAATAGGAACAGCGAATCAACCAACATTCGCGCATATTATATTGCTCAGCAACCACCATCCCTACCAATATGTTCCTCGTAGCAGAGGTATGCCTTCTAAAGGCATATTGATGGATCATATCTCTTCCTTGAGATACGTAGACAACTCGATCGCGTTCTTCTTCTCAAAACTCGAATCGCTGAATCTAATCGAGAATTCTATAATCGCGATCTACAGCGACCACGAAAGCTCTTTAGCGAAGCGACTGGCATCAAAACTGGAATTGGCAGATATCCCCTGCTTCCCCAAGAGCATCCCGCTCATAATTTGCGGTCTGCAAAACGAACCGCAAACGATTGAAAAGGCATCCGCGTTATCGGACCTCCCCGTCATAGTACTCGAATCAATAGGAATCGAGACTCCACATACATTCTCAGGAAATTCCTTAAACTCCACTCGCCCCATCCTAAATCCCTATGGCCAGTTGATGAGCGTAATTAGGAATGAGCCAAGCGTCATACCTTCATCTATCGCGGCTCAAGATTTAACAAGGCTTGCACTCATTAACCCCGATGGCTTGAAGCAACAGAAATGA
- a CDS encoding sulfatase-like hydrolase/transferase: protein MRPLLLLLTLFTLYPSRSNLSAASSSERPHVIVILADDQGWGDLSLHGNQNLNTPALDRLASQGAQFTNFYVQPVCSPTRAEFLTGRYYPRSGVYSTGAGGERINADEQLISEVFRDAGYATGAFGKWHSGTQAPYHPNTRGFDEYYGFTSGHWGSYFDALLDHNGEMVQSSGYLPDRLTTAAIEFIEKQHKQGRPSFTYLALPTPHSPMQTTDEDWARFEGKKLASRATDPATEDLQHTRAALAMVENIDQNVARLLARLDELDIEEDTIVVYFTDNGPNGWRYNGGMQGKKGGTDEGGVRSPLFIRYPSEIEADTTIETIAGSIDLLPTLAELAHIEYQPQKRLDGISLAPELLNDHDWQAPPRLLYSYWHEGVSARSQDYRLDYAGRLYHIPSDREQRRDLSQAKPDLAAALTAAVSTWKEALLTPENLNKSRPLTVGYPGLASTQLPARDAQWSGNIKRSARWPNCSYLTGWTSDADRITFDVEVGQAGTYTATILYAAPESAVGTEIILSAGERQTSARIQKAHTPPAYGRERDRVDRSQNGESYVKDFAPLDLGQTYLSTGQTEIKIKTLGIPNTASLEFRMLTLDLTQH from the coding sequence ATGCGCCCCCTCCTACTACTCCTTACCCTTTTCACCCTTTACCCTTCTCGATCCAACCTTTCCGCAGCCTCAAGCAGCGAGCGCCCGCACGTCATCGTAATCCTCGCCGACGACCAAGGCTGGGGCGACCTCTCCCTCCACGGTAACCAAAACCTCAATACCCCGGCTCTCGACCGACTCGCGAGCCAGGGAGCCCAATTCACCAACTTCTACGTCCAGCCCGTTTGCTCGCCCACTCGCGCCGAATTCTTAACCGGCCGCTACTATCCGCGCAGCGGCGTGTACTCCACCGGAGCCGGAGGCGAACGCATCAACGCCGACGAACAACTCATCTCCGAAGTCTTCCGAGACGCCGGCTACGCCACCGGCGCCTTCGGCAAATGGCACAGCGGCACCCAAGCCCCCTACCACCCCAACACCCGCGGCTTCGACGAATACTACGGGTTCACCTCCGGGCACTGGGGCAGCTACTTCGACGCCCTGCTCGACCATAACGGCGAAATGGTCCAAAGCTCCGGCTACCTGCCCGACCGCCTTACCACCGCCGCCATCGAGTTCATAGAGAAGCAACACAAGCAAGGTCGCCCCAGCTTCACCTACCTTGCCCTGCCCACTCCTCACTCCCCCATGCAAACGACCGACGAGGACTGGGCCCGCTTCGAAGGAAAAAAGCTCGCCTCCAGAGCCACCGATCCCGCAACAGAAGACCTGCAGCATACCCGAGCCGCCCTCGCCATGGTCGAAAACATCGACCAGAACGTAGCTCGACTACTCGCTCGCCTCGACGAGCTAGACATCGAGGAAGACACCATCGTCGTCTACTTCACCGACAACGGACCCAACGGCTGGCGCTACAACGGCGGCATGCAAGGCAAGAAAGGCGGCACCGACGAAGGCGGCGTTCGCTCCCCGCTCTTCATTCGCTACCCGAGCGAAATCGAGGCCGACACCACCATCGAAACGATCGCGGGCTCCATCGACTTGCTTCCCACCCTCGCAGAACTCGCCCACATCGAATACCAGCCCCAAAAACGCCTCGACGGCATCAGCCTCGCCCCTGAACTCTTGAACGACCACGACTGGCAAGCGCCCCCGCGACTCCTCTACTCCTATTGGCACGAAGGCGTCAGCGCCCGCAGCCAAGACTACCGCCTCGACTACGCCGGACGCCTTTACCACATACCCAGCGACCGCGAACAACGGCGCGACCTTTCCCAAGCGAAGCCCGACCTTGCCGCCGCCCTCACAGCCGCCGTCTCCACGTGGAAAGAAGCCCTGCTAACCCCAGAAAACCTCAACAAAAGCCGCCCCCTCACCGTCGGCTATCCCGGCCTAGCAAGCACCCAGCTTCCTGCCCGCGACGCCCAATGGAGCGGCAACATCAAACGATCCGCTCGCTGGCCCAACTGCTCCTACCTCACCGGCTGGACCAGCGACGCCGACCGCATCACTTTCGACGTAGAAGTCGGCCAAGCCGGCACCTACACGGCAACAATCCTCTACGCAGCGCCCGAGTCCGCAGTCGGCACGGAAATCATCCTATCCGCCGGCGAGCGCCAAACCTCCGCCCGTATCCAAAAAGCCCACACGCCCCCTGCCTACGGCAGGGAGCGCGACCGCGTCGACCGCTCCCAAAACGGAGAATCCTACGTCAAAGACTTCGCCCCCCTCGACTTAGGTCAGACGTACCTTTCAACCGGGCAAACGGAGATAAAAATCAAAACCCTAGGAATCCCCAACACTGCCTCGCTCGAGTTCAGAATGCTGACTCTAGACTTAACACAGCACTAA
- a CDS encoding sulfotransferase family protein, with translation MTQNPAPRTAQRTIAIELSTMRSGSTLLKALMSAAPDISSLPEVNFTKYQSANALEKIHALCDERIIVLKRPAWFHDASRYPKLPNVPETRHLILTRDVHTNVASLRKMVFRKIEPYLPQGPIDRWLANYWSKSYDSLLSRFPDDGAKNFWVRYEDLVDEPIHWTEKIFAFLGSEHTEGVDSYPPPQDYEWKWGSDDGGEKIQSLKVQANPIPQSSLDILERVKNIPRVAATRRKLGYK, from the coding sequence ATGACTCAAAACCCAGCACCGAGAACCGCCCAACGCACCATCGCCATCGAGCTCAGCACCATGCGCTCAGGCTCCACCCTGCTGAAGGCTCTCATGTCCGCGGCCCCCGACATCTCCAGCCTGCCAGAAGTCAATTTCACCAAGTACCAGTCCGCCAACGCGCTCGAGAAAATCCATGCTCTCTGCGACGAGCGCATCATCGTTCTCAAGCGACCCGCCTGGTTCCACGACGCCAGTCGCTACCCCAAGCTTCCCAACGTCCCCGAAACGCGCCACCTCATCCTCACTCGCGACGTGCACACCAACGTGGCCTCCCTGCGCAAGATGGTCTTCCGCAAAATCGAGCCCTACCTCCCCCAAGGCCCCATCGACCGGTGGCTCGCCAACTATTGGTCCAAGTCCTACGACAGTCTGCTCTCCCGCTTCCCCGACGACGGCGCAAAGAACTTCTGGGTTCGCTACGAGGACCTCGTCGACGAACCCATCCACTGGACCGAAAAAATATTCGCCTTCCTCGGCTCCGAACACACCGAAGGCGTCGATTCCTACCCTCCGCCTCAGGACTACGAATGGAAATGGGGCTCCGACGACGGCGGCGAAAAGATCCAGTCCCTCAAAGTCCAAGCCAATCCCATCCCCCAATCCTCGCTCGATATCCTCGAGCGCGTGAAAAACATTCCACGCGTAGCCGCCACTCGCCGGAAACTCGGCTACAAATAG
- the purB gene encoding adenylosuccinate lyase, producing the protein MPNSQSPITNVLAERYASPAMKAIWSPEGRILIERDYWIAVMKGQRELGLNIPVKAIKAYEKVKGNIDLASIDARERICLHDVKARIDEFSALAGYEYIHVGMTSRDLTENVEQLQVLRALELVRTKVVAALNKISERAVEYRTLMITGRTHNVPAQATTMGKRLAMGGQELLIAIDRLHDLVERYPARGLKGAVGTQLDQQTLFEGDAKKVLQLEEKIVEHLGFKRSLKNVGQVYPRSLDLDTVTALEQISSAAANMTNTIRLMAGQGLMTEGFLKGQVGSSAMPHKVNCRSSERVHGFCTLLKGYAAMASGLVGDQWNEGDVSCSVVRRVMLPDSFYAIDGLLEAYITVLGNMGVFEEAIAAENAVQLPFLATTSILMESVKAGAGREVAHEAIKEAALEASKFIRQGRGQEADLIGLLAKDERIPLGLKELQAIIGNSKRFIGAAPQQVDQFKREVAKWVKKFPEATKVKPGRML; encoded by the coding sequence ATGCCAAACTCACAGTCACCCATTACGAACGTGTTGGCGGAGCGTTACGCTTCTCCTGCGATGAAGGCAATTTGGTCGCCCGAGGGGCGCATCCTGATCGAGCGCGACTATTGGATCGCGGTGATGAAGGGGCAGCGCGAGTTGGGCTTGAACATCCCGGTCAAGGCAATCAAGGCCTACGAGAAGGTGAAGGGGAACATCGACCTCGCCTCCATCGACGCTCGCGAGCGGATCTGCCTGCACGACGTGAAAGCCCGCATCGACGAGTTCTCGGCCTTGGCCGGCTACGAGTACATCCACGTGGGCATGACGAGCCGCGACTTGACGGAGAACGTGGAGCAGCTGCAGGTCTTGCGGGCTTTGGAGCTGGTGCGTACGAAGGTGGTCGCAGCCCTCAACAAGATTTCCGAGCGAGCGGTCGAGTACCGCACCCTGATGATCACGGGCCGCACTCACAACGTGCCGGCTCAAGCGACGACCATGGGCAAGCGTCTAGCTATGGGCGGGCAGGAGCTCCTGATCGCCATTGACCGCTTGCACGACTTGGTGGAGCGTTACCCGGCCCGCGGCTTGAAAGGCGCGGTGGGTACGCAGCTCGACCAACAAACGCTTTTCGAGGGCGACGCCAAGAAGGTGTTGCAGCTGGAAGAAAAGATCGTCGAGCACCTCGGCTTCAAGCGTTCGCTCAAGAACGTAGGCCAGGTCTATCCGCGTAGTTTGGACTTGGATACGGTAACGGCGCTCGAGCAAATCTCCTCTGCGGCCGCCAACATGACGAACACGATTCGTTTGATGGCTGGGCAGGGCTTGATGACGGAAGGTTTCCTTAAGGGGCAGGTCGGTTCCTCGGCCATGCCGCACAAGGTAAACTGCCGCAGCAGCGAGCGTGTGCATGGTTTCTGCACACTGCTCAAGGGGTATGCCGCCATGGCCTCTGGGCTCGTGGGAGACCAGTGGAACGAAGGCGACGTCTCCTGTTCGGTGGTGCGTCGCGTGATGTTGCCGGACTCCTTTTACGCGATCGACGGCTTGCTGGAAGCTTACATCACGGTGCTCGGCAACATGGGCGTTTTCGAAGAAGCGATCGCTGCGGAGAATGCGGTGCAGCTGCCATTCTTGGCCACCACTTCGATCTTGATGGAAAGCGTTAAGGCGGGCGCGGGACGCGAGGTCGCCCACGAAGCGATCAAGGAAGCGGCTCTGGAAGCCAGCAAGTTCATTCGCCAAGGCCGCGGCCAGGAGGCGGACTTGATCGGGCTGCTTGCCAAGGACGAGCGCATCCCTCTCGGATTGAAGGAGCTGCAGGCGATCATCGGCAACTCGAAGCGTTTCATCGGGGCGGCCCCTCAGCAGGTCGACCAGTTCAAGCGCGAGGTGGCCAAATGGGTGAAGAAGTTCCCTGAGGCGACCAAGGTGAAGCCCGGTCGCATGCTCTAG
- a CDS encoding DUF1573 domain-containing protein — MTSSQSCKSPAPILRLLAAALTGLALPAAIFAASLDWKKETQHFETEFGDKKVEATYPFTNVGESTVTIIETSASCGCTVPSLSKKVYEPGESGELNAVFDIGSRQGKQHKVITVVTEDATGAQDTYELKLEVDIPIPVTFNPRVRFWKINSEPTTQDIEVTFHEKHPMILKELERKDPDLPAKFEYEIETVTEGLKYIVKLTPKTPDEQSRDTLLLVSEQDKEGILDRYPIYAYVR; from the coding sequence ATGACTTCATCCCAATCTTGTAAGTCCCCCGCCCCCATTCTCCGCCTGCTGGCGGCCGCCCTCACAGGGCTCGCCCTGCCCGCCGCAATCTTCGCGGCATCCCTGGATTGGAAAAAGGAGACGCAGCATTTCGAGACGGAGTTTGGCGACAAAAAGGTGGAGGCCACCTACCCCTTCACCAACGTTGGCGAATCCACCGTGACCATCATCGAAACGTCCGCCTCCTGCGGCTGCACCGTCCCCTCCCTGAGCAAGAAGGTCTACGAACCGGGCGAAAGCGGGGAGCTAAACGCCGTTTTCGATATCGGCTCCCGCCAGGGCAAGCAGCACAAGGTCATCACGGTAGTCACCGAGGATGCCACCGGCGCCCAAGACACCTACGAACTCAAGCTCGAGGTCGATATCCCCATACCGGTCACTTTCAACCCACGCGTGCGCTTTTGGAAAATCAACTCCGAGCCCACCACCCAAGACATCGAGGTCACTTTCCACGAGAAGCATCCAATGATCCTCAAGGAACTCGAACGCAAGGATCCGGACCTGCCCGCCAAATTCGAATACGAGATTGAAACGGTGACCGAAGGCCTGAAATACATCGTCAAGCTGACTCCCAAAACGCCCGACGAACAATCGCGCGACACCCTTCTGCTTGTGAGCGAACAAGATAAAGAGGGCATCCTGGACCGGTATCCAATTTACGCCTACGTCAGGTAA